A window of Stenotrophomonas indicatrix genomic DNA:
CAGGCCGCCAGCAGCAGGGCGACGGACAGGGCGATGGCGTGACGCAGTGGATGCGCGGCTTTCGACATGGGCGGGCCTTACTTGACGGTGGACAGGTAAACAGCGAGATCGGCGATCTCCTGTTCGCTGAAACTCATCGACTGCGCCTGCATCGTCGGATGCCGGCGCTTGCCCTGGCGGTACTCGGTCAGGGCCTGGGTCAGGTACTGCTCGGTCTGGCCACCGATCTTCGGTACCCGGTAACTGGGGTAGGCGTTCTTGTAACCGGTGATGCCGTGGCAACCCTGGCAGGTGTAGGCCAGCACACGGCCATTGTCGAAACTGCCGGTGGGCGTGGCAGCCGCCGGCACAGGGGCCGGAGCCGGTGCCGGGGCGGGTGCTGCAGGAGCAGAAGCAGGTGCGGGCTGTGCGG
This region includes:
- a CDS encoding c-type cytochrome, with the protein product MRPQPLAACLALAVLLPLGAAAQPAPASAPAAPAPAPAPAPVPAAATPTGSFDNGRVLAYTCQGCHGITGYKNAYPSYRVPKIGGQTEQYLTQALTEYRQGKRRHPTMQAQSMSFSEQEIADLAVYLSTVK